From the genome of Mycobacterium dioxanotrophicus, one region includes:
- a CDS encoding CGNR zinc finger domain-containing protein — translation MLFTYDTELTLRAAAVLVNSDRVDGEQLGDLAALDQYLNDFGWTGRRDRDDVELRAVHELRTRIGDIWDVADDEEATVDRVNALLGETKASPWLTRHVENPDWHLHLGAADDPLWQRMGAEIAMALADLIRGGELRRLKICAAPDCTAVLTDLSRNRSRIFCDTGNCGNRQHVAAYRQRQREEE, via the coding sequence ATGCTTTTCACTTATGACACGGAACTCACACTCCGGGCTGCCGCGGTGCTGGTCAACAGCGATCGGGTGGACGGCGAGCAGCTGGGCGACCTCGCCGCTCTGGATCAATATCTGAACGACTTCGGCTGGACAGGGCGGCGTGACCGCGACGACGTCGAACTGCGCGCGGTGCACGAACTGCGGACCCGGATCGGGGATATCTGGGACGTTGCCGACGATGAGGAAGCGACGGTGGACAGGGTCAACGCACTGCTGGGCGAGACCAAAGCGTCGCCATGGCTGACCCGCCACGTGGAGAATCCCGATTGGCACCTACATCTGGGCGCCGCCGACGACCCGCTGTGGCAGCGCATGGGCGCCGAGATCGCGATGGCGCTCGCCGACCTGATCCGCGGCGGTGAGCTCAGGCGATTGAAGATCTGCGCGGCCCCGGACTGCACGGCGGTGCTGACCGACCTGTCACGCAACCGTTCGCGCATCTTCTGCGACACCGGCAACTGCGGCAACCGCCAGCACGTCGCGGCCTACCGGCAGCGGCAGCGCGAGGAAGAGTAG
- a CDS encoding EamA family transporter, whose product MATAALDRPSTDNHFRLGLLFALASALAFGSSGPFAKALIEAGWSPTGAVTARLAGGALAMAIFASFVRPGWVRESIRHAKTVVAYGLVPIAGAQLCYYNAVAHLSVGVALLLEYTAPILVVGWVWATTRRRPSSMTFAGVGLAVAGIMLVLNVFSGAHINMIGVSWGLAAAVCAACYFMMSNHVSTEGEGLNPISLAAGGLIVGTAAVALLGVTGVMPLTFTANSVVIAGFTTSWLVPVITLGLIPTALAYTLGIFGVARLKPRFASLVGLSEVMFAVLSAWILLGEAMTVSQAIGGTVVLLGLALARQGDRSEQAHPESVGQVELASWPDMPLRETTEPAND is encoded by the coding sequence ATGGCCACGGCAGCACTCGACCGCCCGAGCACCGACAACCATTTTCGGCTCGGTCTGCTGTTCGCACTCGCATCAGCACTGGCCTTCGGGTCCTCCGGTCCGTTCGCGAAAGCGCTGATCGAAGCCGGCTGGAGCCCGACCGGCGCCGTCACGGCGCGGCTCGCGGGCGGAGCACTGGCGATGGCCATCTTCGCCAGCTTCGTGCGGCCCGGCTGGGTCCGCGAGTCCATCCGGCATGCCAAGACTGTCGTGGCCTACGGCCTGGTGCCGATCGCCGGTGCGCAACTCTGCTACTACAACGCCGTTGCGCACCTCTCGGTCGGCGTGGCACTCCTGCTCGAGTACACCGCTCCGATCCTCGTGGTCGGGTGGGTGTGGGCGACCACTCGTCGGCGCCCCAGCTCGATGACGTTCGCCGGCGTGGGTCTGGCGGTCGCCGGGATCATGCTCGTGCTCAACGTCTTCAGCGGTGCTCACATCAACATGATCGGGGTCAGCTGGGGGCTGGCTGCCGCGGTGTGTGCGGCGTGCTACTTCATGATGTCCAACCACGTCAGCACCGAGGGCGAGGGTCTGAACCCCATCAGCCTGGCCGCGGGCGGCCTGATCGTCGGCACTGCGGCCGTCGCGCTGCTCGGTGTCACCGGGGTGATGCCGCTGACATTCACGGCGAACTCCGTCGTCATCGCGGGCTTCACCACGTCCTGGCTGGTGCCCGTGATCACACTGGGCCTGATTCCGACCGCTCTCGCGTACACCCTCGGCATCTTCGGTGTCGCCCGCCTCAAGCCGCGGTTCGCATCGCTGGTGGGTCTGTCCGAGGTGATGTTCGCGGTGCTGTCGGCCTGGATCCTGCTGGGTGAGGCCATGACGGTCAGCCAGGCCATCGGTGGCACCGTCGTTCTGCTCGGTCTGGCCCTGGCGCGCCAGGGAGACCGCAGCGAGCAGGCGCATCCCGAGTCCGTCGGCCAGGTCGAACTCGCGAGCTGGCCCGACATGCCGCTCCGGGAGACAACGGAACCGGCAAACGATTAG
- a CDS encoding cutinase family protein: MSSVSLLRKSARVAAIVSTLVSAALPLTFAAPAAAEPCSDIEVIFARGTNDAPDLGRPGQAFADALRAQVGGRTVSTYGVNYPASYDFLTAADGANDAANRITSLAASCPSTKIVLGGYSQGAAVVDMLAGIPPLGNKVGEIGSAPPLPSSLVPQIAAVVAFGNPAAKFGNPLTSSVFGGKAIDLCKDGDPICSRGRNPFAHSDYVTAGLTDQAANFVARLV, encoded by the coding sequence ATGTCGTCCGTGAGTCTTCTTCGGAAGTCGGCCCGGGTGGCCGCGATCGTCTCAACGCTGGTCAGCGCGGCATTGCCGCTCACCTTCGCCGCGCCCGCCGCGGCTGAACCGTGCTCCGACATCGAGGTCATCTTCGCCCGAGGCACCAACGATGCACCCGACCTCGGCCGCCCAGGACAGGCTTTCGCGGACGCGCTGCGCGCCCAGGTCGGGGGTCGCACGGTCTCCACGTACGGGGTGAACTACCCCGCCAGCTACGACTTCCTGACCGCAGCCGACGGGGCCAACGACGCCGCCAACCGCATCACGTCGCTGGCGGCGTCCTGCCCGTCCACCAAGATCGTGCTCGGCGGTTACTCGCAGGGCGCAGCCGTGGTCGACATGCTCGCCGGCATACCGCCGCTGGGCAACAAGGTCGGCGAGATCGGTTCGGCACCTCCGCTGCCCAGCAGCCTGGTACCGCAGATCGCGGCCGTGGTGGCCTTCGGAAACCCGGCCGCCAAGTTCGGCAACCCGCTCACCTCATCAGTCTTCGGCGGCAAAGCCATCGATCTCTGCAAGGACGGGGATCCGATCTGCTCGCGCGGCCGGAACCCGTTCGCGCACAGCGACTACGTGACGGCAGGCCTGACGGATCAGGCCGCGAACTTCGTCGCTCGCCTCGTCTAG